GGTTGACACCAGTCTGGCTCGTGAAGACACAATAGTCCGCATGCCGTGGAACTTGGCCGGTTGACGTGACCGTCAGCATTGGGTCTGGAATTGGTGATACATCAAGTGACTGGAGATACTCAACCGCCTCAACGATACGGTTATCGTCGGGTCGGAGGACGGCCACCGTTGGTTTGGACATGCTAGATAGTTCGCCGTTGCCGGACTTGTGTGTGTCGAGAAGTAGTTATCAGTCTCGAGCAATTCAAACTAGTATCCTGCTAATTCCTGGTATGGACGACTCTCAGGACCAAATTGTTCCCGCTAGTGACGAGGTTTGGCCACACCAGATGTCCTGGGCTATTTCATGTGTACGTTGAATGTCATCTCGCCGAGATTTTCATGAGGTTGTCGCCTATCTCGTTCGTGAAGGGTACATCAACGTACTTATCACGACCGTGAGCTCGCTAGCTGAGGACCTCACAAAGACGACAAAGCCGTTCAAATGGGTGAGTAGAAGACGAGAACTTTCTCGCTATTACCGACAGGGATACGACTTGGAGGTCAGTGTCAATCTCCTCGACGATTCTGATTCACTCATTAGGAAGAGATACTCGCTGACACGACGAGGCTCATCGCGGTCGGTGAGAGTGTGCTGAACCACTACCCCCTAACGATCCTATTTCACGAAGGTCGAAACAGACCTGATTCTACATCTGAACTCGTTTGAGCGATTCTCAGAGTTAACTGTAGTCGCTACCCACCATTCACAGTGCAAAAACCAACTCTGCTATCGCTATAGAAGACTGCTTACTATCTCAGCAAGAGATGTGCCGACGGCCTCAAATGTGACTCGCATGGTGGCAGCGCCAAAGCCAATCGCAATCAAACACATGGTGACGACGAAATTAGCTTTCGGATCGTCGGAGCTAAGCAGAAGCGTGAGCGCTGCGAGCGTTCCCGCCGTTGAACAAATAAACAGGCCTGTTAGAAATAACAAACCAGTAAAAAATGGATCTGTGAGGTTCATTACGGAGTATGTCGGTTCATAGAATCCGATAAAAGATAAACTGAAGCCGGTAAGAACATATCCAATAAGGCAGATTGTAACAAAAATAGCACTAGGGCTAACGAGTTGATACAGTCGAAGGAGCCCCCGCTCAAGTGGGGTGGTTGGCTGTCGGTTCCGTCTAAATGGTCGATAGCCCATCTCGCTACGGCCAGAGCCCCCGTGCTTTGTGGGCTTCGACAATGCGGGATAGTGCAACGATGTAGGCCGCATCACGCCAAGTAATGTCTCGTTGTTCGAATTCTGACTGAACCGCATCCCAAGCAGCCTCCATCTCTGCTTCGAGTTCATTGTTCACCCGTTCAAGTGACCACGCTCGCCGATTGATGTCCTGAAGCCACTCGAAGTAACTTACCGTTACCCCTCCAGCATTGGCAAGAATATCAGGAATTACCGCAACACCCCGGTCAGCGAGAATCGAATCAGCAGTCGATGTCGTCGGACCATTTGCCCCTTCAACGATGAGGTCTGCATCAATCGCTTCTGCGTTCTCTTTGGTGATTACATTCCCCAAAGCAGCAGGAATGAGGACATCAACGTCAAGCGTAAGGAGTTCCTCATTTGAGATGGTATTGTCGGCATATTCTGTGACCGCTTCAGGCACTTCATCGTGCGATGGGACAGTAGCCGTATCTATTCCGCCTGGTTCGTACATTGCACCGTTCACGTCGCTGATTGCAATGATAGTTGCGCCCCAGTTATCCAGGAGTCGAGCGGCATTCGCTCCAACACTTCCGTATCCCTGGACCGCTACTGTAGTGTTATTGAGCTCCCAGTCATAATATTCACAAGCAAGCTTTGTGATTATTGCAACGCTCCGGCCAGGTGCTTCCTCGCGACCTTCGCTTCCACCGACAACAGGTGGCTTACCGGTGACAACCCCTGGTATTGTTTCGCCTTCCTGCATTGAGTATGCGTCCATTAGCCAGGCCATGGTCTGTGGGTCCGTCCCCATGTCTGGTGCAGGAATATCCTGTTTCGGGCCGATAACGTCGCGAACTTCCTGTGCGAACCGCCGAGTAAGTCGCTCCTTCTCTGTTGGGCTCAATTCCTTGGAATTGACCGCAATTCCACCCTTTGCTCCCCCAAATGGGAGGCCCATAACGGCACATTTCCATGTCATCCACATACCGAGCCCAACACACTCGTCTCTGGTCACCTCGGGATGGTACCGCAGTCCTCCCTTGAAGGGTCCCCTAACGCTATCGTGTTGGGCTCGGTAGCCGGTGAACACCTCTACTGTTCCATCGTCCCGCTCAATCGGGACCGTTACTTCGTGGACCTTCTTGGGATATTTGAGCCGCTCGACGATGTTCGAGTCAATATCTAAATATTCAGCAGCATGATACAGTTGTTGACGAGCTGTTTCGAGTGCCGATTCTGATTCGGTTGCTTCTGTCGTCTCTTCACTCGGCTCACCGCATGTGGTCTCTGGTTGGGATGCCATAGTTACTCAAGTGGAGTTCGCCGATTTCGCATTGGGCCATTACAGTCGAGGCACTGATTGTCGCTGCTCTCCGAGATGATGATGTTCCCGCACTGAAAGCACTCATACGGGGTTTCTTCGTCTGGTTTGGGGTCGACATCTCTCATAGTGGATTCACGAGTGCCGACAGGGAATCTATAGCACTCTTTGTAAGTATAATAAGTGTATTAGGGAATATCTTATGGTTAATTACCGAACCAGTACTATTGAAGTGGGATTAGTTATTGAACTGGTAGATCTATCGAAACAGAGTGGTTGTTCTCCTCAAATCATTGTGAACGCTTTCTACTGGTCAGTACGAGCGTGCTTGTAGAACGTTGACTTGAGCCCAAGTCTTCTGCAGTGAAACTAAACCCAAGCACATTACTAATTACTATTCTAGCCTGCAAAGACAATGATGTCTCAAAGCGATATGAATGATGTCGACTAGCGGCTAACCTACGGCTGTTTCACCATCACAGTTTGCGTAAGGGGGTGACGTGTACCAGGCCGGGCACCCTGGTAGACGCCAATGCTGGTGGATTAGAGGCACTCAGCATTATTCAGGTCACAGATGTTCATATTCAAACTACCGGTTGCAGTCTGTTTTTAATTATGACATTTCTCTATAAGAGGATCACTCCGTCGCGCTCAGGGAAGTAACCGTTTCTCAGACGATGAAAGGGCACGTGTACAATATGATTGCATCGTCTATTCGACTCTGTCAGAAAGCCTATACCGGATGAGGTCTGGTCTACTGATATGCCTGAGTGCCAGAACTGTGGCAGCCATGTCACAGAGGCCTACGTTCGTGTATTTACGCCGGATTCGGTTGACGAGCCGCAAGTATGTCCCAACTGCGAGGATATGATTCGTGAGCGTGGTCGCATTCGTGAGAAACGGACATCTTAACATTACGACGTTGTTGGTGTACCCGTGGAAGTGACCAGTGGATGATGTCTCCCGATGATCCCTTACCTCTCAACGAGCGGGAACAGAACGCTAACAATCTGATTGGGGATAGACACACTGGTCATTAGCAAGAGTTGTGCGGCGAATACTGTTGGTATGTCGAC
Above is a genomic segment from Haloferax sp. Atlit-12N containing:
- the gdhB gene encoding glutamate dehydrogenase GdhB; translation: MASQPETTCGEPSEETTEATESESALETARQQLYHAAEYLDIDSNIVERLKYPKKVHEVTVPIERDDGTVEVFTGYRAQHDSVRGPFKGGLRYHPEVTRDECVGLGMWMTWKCAVMGLPFGGAKGGIAVNSKELSPTEKERLTRRFAQEVRDVIGPKQDIPAPDMGTDPQTMAWLMDAYSMQEGETIPGVVTGKPPVVGGSEGREEAPGRSVAIITKLACEYYDWELNNTTVAVQGYGSVGANAARLLDNWGATIIAISDVNGAMYEPGGIDTATVPSHDEVPEAVTEYADNTISNEELLTLDVDVLIPAALGNVITKENAEAIDADLIVEGANGPTTSTADSILADRGVAVIPDILANAGGVTVSYFEWLQDINRRAWSLERVNNELEAEMEAAWDAVQSEFEQRDITWRDAAYIVALSRIVEAHKARGLWP
- a CDS encoding rubrerythrin-like domain-containing protein — encoded protein: MRDVDPKPDEETPYECFQCGNIIISESSDNQCLDCNGPMRNRRTPLE
- a CDS encoding uroporphyrinogen-III synthase codes for the protein MSKPTVAVLRPDDNRIVEAVEYLQSLDVSPIPDPMLTVTSTGQVPRHADYCVFTSQTGVNLAAAAGWEQRETAVCAVGRQTATALRKQGYSVDVVPATSTSTGLVDELSADVEGRTV